One region of Bradyrhizobium betae genomic DNA includes:
- a CDS encoding DUF3734 domain-containing protein: MTDHTNPESASVPANAQRVLVLQGGGALGSYQAGAYQSLCGYGFEPEWVAGISIGAVNAAIIAGNEGQTRVKRLKEFWEMVSAPVPWKPIGKGDHSRELFNSTSAALIATFGVPGFFTPRVPPAPLWPPGSPQAGSYYDTSPLKKTLERLVDFDRINDLKTRLSVGAVGVTSGNFKYFDNYEFKKLGKTIGPEHIMASGALPPGFPSVVIDGEHYWDGGIASNTPLDYVLDAEVDRDMLIFQVDLFSARGDLPNSLLEATEREKDIRFSSRTRMNTDKNKQLHNARRAVRDLISKLPDYLKNDPSVEFLAKVWRESTVTVVHLIYRSKNYESSSKDYDFSHVAMVEHWEAGVHDVHLSMRHKDWLERPQSGETMVTYDLTGDVTAAPPKRSE; encoded by the coding sequence ATGACCGATCACACCAATCCGGAATCCGCCAGCGTCCCCGCGAATGCGCAACGTGTGCTGGTGTTGCAGGGTGGCGGTGCGCTCGGCTCCTATCAAGCGGGCGCCTATCAGTCGCTGTGCGGCTACGGCTTCGAGCCGGAATGGGTCGCCGGCATTTCGATCGGCGCTGTCAACGCCGCGATCATTGCCGGCAACGAAGGCCAGACCCGCGTCAAGCGGCTCAAGGAATTCTGGGAGATGGTCTCGGCACCGGTGCCGTGGAAGCCGATCGGCAAGGGCGACCATAGCCGCGAGCTGTTCAACTCGACCAGCGCGGCGCTGATCGCGACCTTCGGCGTGCCCGGCTTCTTCACGCCGCGCGTCCCGCCCGCGCCGCTCTGGCCGCCCGGCAGCCCGCAGGCCGGGAGCTATTACGACACCTCGCCGCTGAAGAAGACGCTGGAGCGGCTGGTCGATTTCGATCGCATCAACGATCTGAAGACGCGCCTGTCGGTCGGCGCCGTCGGCGTCACCTCCGGCAACTTCAAATATTTCGACAATTACGAGTTCAAGAAGCTCGGCAAGACCATCGGCCCCGAGCATATCATGGCCTCCGGCGCGCTGCCGCCGGGCTTTCCGTCCGTCGTGATCGACGGCGAGCACTACTGGGACGGCGGCATCGCCTCCAATACCCCGCTCGACTATGTGCTCGATGCCGAGGTCGATCGCGACATGCTGATCTTCCAGGTTGACCTGTTCAGTGCGCGGGGCGACCTGCCGAATTCGCTGCTCGAGGCCACCGAGCGCGAGAAGGACATCCGCTTCTCCAGCCGGACGCGGATGAACACCGACAAGAACAAGCAGCTGCACAACGCCCGCAGGGCCGTGCGCGACCTGATTTCCAAATTGCCCGATTATCTGAAGAACGACCCTTCCGTGGAGTTCCTGGCGAAGGTATGGCGTGAAAGCACCGTCACCGTGGTGCATCTGATCTACCGCAGCAAGAACTACGAATCCTCGTCCAAGGATTACGACTTCTCGCACGTCGCCATGGTCGAGCATTGGGAAGCCGGCGTGCACGACGTGCATCTGTCGATGCGCCACAAGGATTGGCTCGAGCGGCCGCAGTCCGGCGAGACCATGGTGACCTACGATCTCACGGGGGACGTCACCGCGGCCCCGCCAAAAAGGAGCGAATGA
- a CDS encoding sulfite exporter TauE/SafE family protein, which translates to MIDPLYVASGFGVGLLVGMTGVGGGSLMTPLLILLFGIHPATAVGTDLLYAAATKTGGSVVHGWSRSVHWRAVLRLACGSIPASGLTLLVLWKLDLRGDSERNLVNVVLCFALLLTATSLIFRKSIMERYRKRLERVDARTTAIATVFTGIVLGVLVSISSVGAGAVGVTVLLLLYPRLPMATIVGSDIAHAVPLTLVAGVGHWALGDVDWALMGVLLLGSLPGIIVGSFSATRVPEPVLRVALACVLVTVAGKIMFAELNLSSAIVTALAWTH; encoded by the coding sequence ATGATCGATCCGCTTTACGTCGCCTCGGGGTTTGGCGTCGGCCTGCTTGTCGGGATGACCGGCGTGGGTGGCGGCTCATTGATGACGCCGCTCCTGATCCTGCTGTTCGGCATCCACCCCGCCACCGCTGTCGGAACCGACCTGCTCTATGCCGCCGCGACCAAGACCGGCGGCAGCGTCGTGCATGGCTGGTCGCGCAGCGTGCACTGGCGGGCGGTGCTGCGGCTGGCGTGCGGCAGCATTCCGGCGAGCGGGCTGACCCTGCTCGTGTTGTGGAAGCTCGACCTCAGGGGCGATTCCGAGCGCAACCTCGTCAACGTCGTGCTGTGCTTTGCGCTGCTCCTGACCGCGACCTCGCTGATCTTCCGCAAGTCGATCATGGAGCGTTACAGGAAACGCCTCGAGCGGGTCGACGCGCGCACCACCGCGATCGCGACCGTCTTCACCGGCATCGTGCTCGGCGTGCTGGTATCGATTTCATCGGTCGGCGCCGGCGCGGTCGGCGTCACCGTGCTGCTGTTGCTCTACCCGCGCCTGCCGATGGCGACCATCGTCGGCTCCGATATCGCGCATGCGGTGCCGCTGACGCTGGTGGCGGGCGTCGGGCACTGGGCGCTTGGCGACGTCGATTGGGCCCTGATGGGCGTGCTGCTGCTGGGCTCGCTGCCTGGCATCATCGTCGGCAGCTTCAGCGCGACGCGCGTACCGGAGCCGGTGCTACGCGTGGCGCTTGCCTGCGTCCTCGTCACAGTCGCCGGCAAGATCATGTTCGCGGAATTGAATTTGTCGTCCGCGATCGTGACGGCGCTGGCCTGGACGCATTAG
- a CDS encoding 3-hydroxybutyrate dehydrogenase produces MGSLSGKNAVVTGSTSGIGLAYARGFAGAGANVVINGFGSPEDIEKERAKIESDFGVKAVYSPADMTKPAEIAEMIALGEKSFGSVDILVNNAGIQFVSPIEEFPIEKWDQIIAINLSSAFHAIRAAVPGMKKKGWGRIINTASAHSLVASPFKSAYVSAKHGIAGLTKTVALEVATHKITCNCISPGYVWTPLVEKQIPDTMKARNLTREQVINDVLLDAQPTKEFVTSEQVAALALFLCGDDAAQITGSNLSIDGGWTAE; encoded by the coding sequence ATGGGTAGTCTGTCAGGCAAGAACGCCGTCGTGACCGGATCGACAAGCGGCATCGGGCTTGCTTATGCGCGCGGCTTCGCCGGCGCCGGCGCCAATGTCGTCATCAACGGCTTCGGCTCGCCGGAGGACATCGAGAAGGAGCGCGCCAAGATCGAGTCCGATTTCGGCGTCAAGGCGGTCTACTCGCCCGCCGACATGACCAAGCCGGCGGAGATCGCCGAGATGATCGCACTCGGTGAGAAGAGCTTCGGTTCGGTCGACATTCTCGTCAACAATGCCGGCATCCAGTTCGTCTCGCCGATCGAGGAATTCCCGATCGAGAAGTGGGACCAGATCATCGCGATCAACCTGTCCTCGGCTTTCCACGCCATTCGCGCGGCCGTGCCCGGCATGAAGAAGAAGGGCTGGGGCCGCATCATCAACACGGCGTCGGCGCACTCGCTGGTGGCCTCGCCCTTCAAGTCGGCCTATGTGTCGGCCAAGCACGGCATCGCCGGCCTGACCAAGACCGTGGCGCTGGAAGTCGCGACCCACAAGATCACCTGCAACTGCATCAGCCCCGGCTATGTCTGGACGCCGCTGGTCGAGAAGCAGATCCCCGACACGATGAAGGCGCGCAATCTGACGCGCGAGCAGGTCATCAACGACGTGCTGCTCGACGCCCAGCCGACCAAGGAATTCGTCACCTCCGAGCAGGTCGCAGCCCTTGCGCTGTTCCTCTGCGGCGACGATGCCGCCCAGATCACCGGCAGCAACCTCTCGATCGACGGCGGCTGGACCGCGGAGTAA